Proteins from a single region of Companilactobacillus farciminis KCTC 3681 = DSM 20184:
- a CDS encoding 5-formyltetrahydrofolate cyclo-ligase, protein MIDKKALRQQQIKRLSENQAQTKTEGLELLKKLIELPEWKNAQSIATTASSPIEVPTEPIIQAAQEAGKKVYLPKTMPHRQMAFLPFTSSNDLVVSKFGIPEPEYKEELVNQAPDLVIVPGLAFAKDSNYRVGFGGGYYDRFLAKYPGKTVTLVPSAMLFETADWEIDEFDIKIQRLLTV, encoded by the coding sequence ATTATCGACAAGAAAGCCTTGCGCCAACAACAGATCAAAAGATTAAGTGAAAACCAAGCTCAAACAAAAACCGAGGGATTAGAACTCTTAAAGAAGTTAATTGAATTACCTGAGTGGAAAAATGCTCAATCGATTGCAACAACAGCTAGCAGTCCCATAGAAGTACCAACTGAACCAATCATTCAAGCTGCTCAAGAAGCAGGAAAGAAGGTTTATTTACCAAAAACAATGCCACACCGTCAAATGGCCTTTCTACCATTTACAAGTAGCAACGATTTGGTTGTCAGTAAATTTGGCATCCCAGAACCAGAATATAAGGAAGAGTTGGTTAACCAAGCACCGGATCTAGTTATCGTTCCGGGACTAGCTTTTGCTAAAGATTCCAATTATCGAGTTGGCTTTGGTGGCGGATATTACGATCGCTTCTTAGCAAAATACCCTGGTAAAACCGTAACCTTAGTTCCTTCAGCGATGCTTTTTGAAACAGCTGATTGGGAAATTGATGAATTTGATATTAAGATTCAAAGATTATTAACCGTTTAG
- a CDS encoding IS3 family transposase, with protein MKQQHRLAYQAIKEVSQNNHGAITVLLRVVGVSRQAYSKYWTRTETEKELQDKLLKERIMYWYELNTKTIGAGKILINLLADNQITFKVSLKQVKRLMRELDIKCQSRIKKHNRSKQKEIYIQDNVLNQNFEVTGPNQVWLCDSTEIPYGLNGEYKVRLSGVLDLYGRYLISSNISLTETSAAEIIVFQRAFTKAGNVCPMVHTDRGSAFTSLSFGNFLDEHGVIRSMSRPGTPYDNSPMERWWSEFKLRWMNRHPMPKTYKELVKLVNEGIHYFNHINRSQTINGHTPAEHWDMAI; from the coding sequence GTGAAACAACAACATAGATTGGCTTACCAGGCAATAAAGGAAGTCAGTCAAAATAATCATGGAGCCATAACCGTTTTACTGCGCGTTGTCGGTGTTAGCCGACAAGCATATAGCAAATACTGGACTCGTACAGAAACGGAAAAGGAACTTCAAGATAAGCTATTAAAAGAACGTATTATGTACTGGTACGAATTAAATACTAAGACTATTGGTGCAGGCAAGATATTGATTAACCTATTAGCGGATAATCAAATCACATTTAAGGTTTCACTTAAACAAGTGAAACGTTTAATGAGAGAATTAGACATTAAATGTCAGTCTAGAATCAAGAAACACAATCGTTCTAAACAAAAAGAGATTTATATACAAGATAATGTACTGAATCAAAATTTCGAGGTAACGGGACCTAATCAAGTCTGGTTATGTGACTCAACAGAAATTCCTTACGGCTTAAACGGCGAATATAAAGTCCGTTTGAGTGGAGTTTTAGACCTCTACGGTCGTTATTTAATTTCAAGTAATATCAGCCTTACAGAAACTTCAGCAGCTGAAATAATTGTATTTCAACGTGCATTTACAAAAGCTGGTAATGTGTGTCCGATGGTCCATACGGACCGCGGATCAGCGTTTACGTCATTATCATTTGGAAATTTTTTAGATGAACATGGCGTTATTAGAAGTATGTCAAGACCAGGTACACCGTACGATAATTCACCAATGGAACGTTGGTGGAGTGAATTCAAATTACGTTGGATGAATCGCCATCCAATGCCTAAGACTTACAAAGAACTAGTCAAACTTGTCAACGAAGGAATTCACTATTTCAATCATATAAACAGATCACAAACAATAAATGGCCATACCCCAGCAGAACACTGGGATATGGCCATCTAA
- the yycF gene encoding response regulator YycF, protein MAKKILVVDDEKPISDIVKYNLENEGYEVITAFDGQEALDKVEEDDPDLILLDLMLPVIDGLEVARTIRKTKDTPIIMLTAKDTEIDKVIGLELGADDYVTKPFSNRELVARVKARLRTQTHAHSEEAKSSEIKIGDLTILPDAYTVTKNGKEIELTHREFELLHYLAQHIGQVMKREHLLQTVWGYDYFGDVRTVDVTVRRLREKIENNPSQPEWLMTRRGVGYYLRDPDAE, encoded by the coding sequence ATGGCTAAAAAAATTCTAGTAGTAGATGATGAAAAACCAATTTCCGATATTGTTAAATATAATTTGGAAAACGAAGGCTACGAAGTCATAACTGCTTTTGATGGACAAGAAGCATTGGACAAAGTTGAAGAGGATGATCCCGATTTGATTTTGCTTGATTTGATGCTTCCAGTTATTGACGGTCTTGAAGTAGCTAGAACTATCAGAAAAACTAAAGATACTCCAATCATTATGTTAACGGCTAAAGATACCGAAATTGATAAGGTTATTGGCCTAGAACTTGGGGCAGATGATTATGTCACTAAACCTTTCTCCAATCGAGAGTTAGTCGCTCGTGTAAAAGCTCGTTTAAGAACTCAAACACATGCACATAGCGAAGAAGCTAAGAGTAGTGAGATTAAAATTGGTGACTTGACCATTCTCCCCGATGCATATACCGTAACAAAAAATGGTAAAGAAATTGAATTAACACACCGTGAATTTGAATTGTTGCACTATTTGGCCCAACACATTGGTCAAGTAATGAAACGTGAGCATTTGCTCCAAACAGTTTGGGGCTATGACTATTTCGGTGATGTTAGAACAGTTGACGTTACCGTTAGACGTTTGCGCGAAAAAATTGAAAATAATCCTAGTCAACCAGAATGGCTCATGACTAGACGTGGTGTGGGGTACTACCTAAGAGACCCTGATGCCGAATAA
- a CDS encoding two-component system regulatory protein YycI has product MDFKRIEVIFLIVFFSLDIFLFLSFRNSQQLVSSTRTNTSTVTEMRKRNISFGSLDSKSGYAYYLGTQPNDDLEENSSKLQDQKVQYEEVNHTLASTLDSPIPVTTSNRKKIMDKFIKKESNILYGKNYKYAPQLSTHSQMVYVTTSNLGDVYDKTAQLIFTISDGEVLGYTQTYVRSMIILHERQSIKSEKDVITNLYANSEIPNNSKIAYANLAYTKLLEAKGSTIYIPVWFVTIKNKDSKVSTTKKVNAFTGNIIKSSTNGDSSYNAQ; this is encoded by the coding sequence ATGGATTTTAAAAGAATTGAAGTTATATTCTTAATAGTATTTTTCTCGTTAGATATCTTTTTATTCTTGTCTTTTCGCAATAGTCAACAGTTGGTCAGCAGTACTAGAACCAATACTTCTACTGTCACTGAAATGCGTAAGCGTAATATTAGTTTTGGCAGTTTGGATTCGAAGAGTGGCTACGCCTATTATTTAGGAACGCAACCTAATGATGATTTGGAAGAAAATTCCAGTAAACTCCAAGATCAAAAAGTACAGTATGAAGAAGTTAACCACACTCTAGCTAGTACTTTAGACAGCCCTATTCCAGTTACTACAAGTAACCGTAAGAAGATTATGGATAAGTTTATCAAGAAGGAAAGCAACATTTTGTATGGCAAAAATTACAAGTATGCTCCGCAATTGTCGACTCATTCACAGATGGTTTACGTTACAACTAGTAATTTAGGGGATGTTTATGACAAAACAGCTCAGCTTATCTTTACAATTTCTGACGGTGAAGTGTTAGGTTATACTCAGACGTATGTGAGATCGATGATAATTTTGCACGAAAGACAATCGATCAAGAGTGAAAAAGATGTTATCACGAACCTTTATGCTAATTCGGAAATTCCTAACAATTCAAAGATTGCCTATGCTAATTTGGCTTATACGAAATTGTTAGAGGCCAAGGGTAGTACGATTTACATACCAGTTTGGTTCGTGACGATTAAGAATAAAGATAGTAAAGTTTCAACTACTAAGAAGGTCAATGCCTTTACTGGTAACATAATCAAGAGTTCAACAAATGGAGATAGTAGTTACAATGCCCAATGA
- a CDS encoding WYL domain-containing protein: MNLSIEVFLQLLANEKCQTKDIAAKQDITIRTAQRAIKEIKVAFDKSVVLNQYFQLKKIGHAYSIDQKYLLDQNQVLILIKILIASRSLNSTELPRLTNKMLDMLTLQERDVVSESVMTERITDNYLTDESFRIEKMGQLEQYIYHKQKIRFVYTDRYPSEIPNIETIEMLPIHTFFDNLYFFIIGLVKDTQEYRTFRIDWMDKIEPIHLKIPMEHSKYHDHGRETRYEAFGYQGKKTRIQFEYYGYMEYIQDIFPSCKVIKTIDKPNRFPFSVKVLEMKLTTLMESSYGY; encoded by the coding sequence CTTATCAATCGAAGTATTCTTACAGTTACTGGCAAACGAGAAGTGTCAGACTAAAGATATTGCTGCAAAGCAAGATATCACTATTCGAACAGCTCAACGTGCAATCAAAGAAATTAAAGTTGCTTTTGATAAAAGCGTCGTTCTCAACCAATATTTTCAATTGAAAAAAATCGGTCACGCTTATTCTATCGACCAAAAATATTTATTGGACCAAAATCAAGTGTTGATTCTAATCAAAATTTTAATTGCAAGCCGTTCACTAAATAGCACCGAATTACCACGATTGACTAACAAAATGTTAGACATGTTGACACTACAAGAACGTGACGTCGTCAGCGAATCCGTTATGACTGAACGCATTACCGATAATTATTTAACTGATGAAAGTTTTCGAATCGAAAAAATGGGTCAACTGGAGCAATACATCTATCACAAGCAAAAAATTCGTTTCGTTTATACTGACCGCTATCCTTCTGAAATTCCCAATATTGAAACCATCGAGATGCTACCGATCCACACTTTTTTTGATAATCTTTACTTCTTCATCATCGGTCTAGTTAAAGATACGCAGGAATACCGGACTTTTCGAATAGACTGGATGGACAAAATTGAACCAATCCATTTAAAGATACCTATGGAGCACAGCAAATATCACGATCATGGCCGAGAAACTCGCTATGAAGCCTTTGGTTATCAAGGAAAAAAGACCCGTATTCAATTCGAATATTATGGCTATATGGAATACATTCAAGATATCTTCCCTAGTTGTAAAGTTATTAAAACCATCGATAAACCAAATCGTTTTCCATTTTCAGTTAAAGTTTTGGAAATGAAGTTAACTACTCTGATGGAATCAAGTTATGGTTATTAG
- a CDS encoding S1C family serine protease → MNNDNQDKPESRVNDKKRGNNNNNQSHNSLLKMGIVAFISAALGVVVAFAGFTYFGNNSSDTASVGNTAGTTQVSNTKVNTSSSMSGAYKKVNGAVVSVINLQKQKEQSSDGDISSIFGDLFGDSGSSDSTQGQADENGSSDSNSNSNSDSSSSSSNSNLQEYSEGSGVIYAKQNGKGYIVTNNHVVSGSDSLEVILEDGTKVSAKLVGTDATTDLAVLEIDGSKVPATASFGNSDNVSPGDPVIAIGSPLGSEYATTVTQGIISATNRTVTTQDQNTGQATGEATVLQTDAAINPGNSGGPLVNAAGQIVGINSMKLASNTDGTSVEGMGFAIPSNEVVKIINQLVANGKVERPSLGIRVLDLDQITDASQSSLKLPDDVTKGVVVYSTTSGSVAKAAGMKKYDVIVKLGDKKVTSVADLHTALYSHSVGDTVNIQYYRNGKLNTAKVHLTKQTSE, encoded by the coding sequence ATGAATAACGATAATCAAGACAAACCTGAATCAAGAGTAAATGATAAGAAACGTGGGAATAACAATAATAATCAATCCCATAATTCATTGCTCAAGATGGGAATCGTTGCCTTTATTTCAGCCGCTTTAGGTGTTGTTGTTGCCTTCGCTGGTTTTACATACTTTGGTAACAACAGTTCTGATACCGCCTCAGTTGGAAATACTGCCGGCACAACGCAAGTAAGTAACACCAAGGTAAATACATCCAGTTCGATGTCTGGAGCTTATAAGAAGGTCAATGGCGCTGTTGTTTCGGTTATTAATCTTCAAAAGCAAAAGGAACAATCTAGTGACGGAGACATTTCATCAATTTTTGGTGATTTGTTTGGCGACAGTGGATCGTCTGACAGTACTCAAGGTCAAGCAGATGAGAATGGTAGTAGCGACAGTAACTCTAACTCCAATTCTGATTCTTCAAGTTCTAGTTCCAATAGCAATTTACAAGAATACAGTGAAGGTTCTGGTGTAATTTATGCTAAACAAAATGGCAAAGGCTACATCGTAACGAATAATCACGTTGTTTCTGGTTCTGACTCATTGGAAGTCATCTTGGAAGACGGAACAAAAGTTTCTGCTAAATTAGTTGGTACTGATGCTACAACCGATTTGGCCGTTTTGGAAATCGATGGAAGTAAGGTACCTGCTACAGCCTCATTTGGTAATTCCGACAACGTATCGCCAGGGGACCCAGTAATCGCCATCGGTTCTCCATTGGGTAGTGAATATGCCACAACTGTTACTCAAGGTATTATCTCTGCTACAAATAGAACCGTGACAACTCAAGACCAAAATACTGGTCAAGCTACTGGTGAAGCAACGGTCTTACAAACAGATGCCGCTATCAACCCTGGTAATTCTGGTGGTCCGTTAGTTAACGCTGCTGGTCAAATTGTCGGTATCAACTCAATGAAACTAGCTTCAAATACTGACGGTACTTCAGTTGAAGGTATGGGCTTTGCCATTCCAAGTAATGAAGTAGTTAAGATCATCAATCAATTAGTTGCTAATGGTAAAGTTGAAAGACCATCACTTGGTATTAGAGTCTTGGATCTAGATCAAATTACAGATGCATCGCAATCTAGTTTGAAGTTGCCTGACGATGTAACTAAAGGTGTTGTAGTTTATAGCACAACTTCAGGATCAGTTGCTAAAGCTGCTGGTATGAAGAAATACGACGTTATCGTTAAACTTGGCGACAAGAAGGTAACATCAGTTGCAGACTTACATACAGCCTTATATTCACATTCAGTCGGCGATACAGTTAATATTCAATACTATCGTAATGGTAAGTTGAATACAGCTAAGGTTCACTTGACGAAACAAACTAGTGAATAA
- a CDS encoding MBL fold metallo-hydrolase encodes MPNDDSLKISVLASSSSGNATYIETPKHRVLVDAGLSGIKIKRAMESIGKDINTVDSLFVTHEHTDHIKGVGVLARRYNLNVYANQKTWEAMLPKIGKISEDEINVFNHNKVLSLDDLDVENFSVSHDAVDPQFYKFYHNGKEFVILTDTGYVSERVQKTIENADGYLMECNHDVEMLREGMYPWPLKQRILSEKGHLSNEDGAHTLMDVIGNNTKQIFLGHLSHENNTKAVARTEVTQVLEDHDFGVGRDFKIHDTDPAVADPLIAL; translated from the coding sequence ATGCCCAATGATGATAGTTTAAAAATCAGTGTTCTGGCTAGCAGCAGCTCTGGAAATGCCACTTATATAGAAACGCCCAAGCACCGCGTGTTAGTCGATGCCGGTCTGTCAGGAATCAAAATCAAGCGTGCCATGGAGAGTATTGGAAAAGATATCAATACTGTTGATTCACTGTTTGTGACCCATGAACACACTGACCATATCAAAGGCGTTGGGGTCTTAGCTAGACGCTATAATCTCAATGTTTATGCCAATCAAAAGACTTGGGAAGCAATGTTGCCTAAGATTGGCAAAATTTCTGAAGATGAGATCAATGTCTTTAATCACAACAAAGTTTTATCGTTAGATGATTTAGATGTTGAAAACTTTTCAGTTTCGCACGATGCAGTTGATCCGCAATTTTATAAGTTTTATCACAATGGTAAAGAGTTTGTTATTTTGACTGATACAGGATACGTTTCTGAGCGAGTTCAAAAGACGATCGAAAATGCCGATGGTTATTTGATGGAATGCAATCACGATGTTGAAATGTTGCGTGAAGGGATGTATCCATGGCCTTTGAAGCAACGTATCTTGAGTGAAAAAGGTCATTTATCTAATGAAGATGGCGCACATACTTTGATGGATGTTATCGGCAATAATACTAAGCAGATTTTCTTAGGCCATTTGAGCCATGAGAATAATACTAAAGCTGTTGCTCGAACAGAAGTCACCCAAGTTTTGGAGGATCATGATTTTGGCGTTGGACGTGATTTTAAGATTCACGATACTGACCCAGCCGTGGCTGATCCTCTGATTGCTTTGTAA
- the walK gene encoding cell wall metabolism sensor histidine kinase WalK translates to MKNRFVFLHSINFKIGLSFILILIVTIEIIGAYFVRQLEDQNVSNFENSVVVPAYTLNQISENLTDNDQHTRENIGNAIQDYTRVSTDITNVQVVDRSGIIVGAKDSEGNNIIGTQTLKDNIKQSIKTDKKITQIYYEKDTGSSYESIEPVTSPDNSTVVGAIYVRASMESVYTGINNIILIFLTASLVAGLLGAVIAIFISRAITRPIDEMKQQAVRMAEGDYSGQVRVYSPDELGQLAMAVNDLSVKVEEATENSESERRRLDSVLTQMSDGVIATNRLGNITVINEMAQEFLDKDEDAAIGQPLVEVLGISDQTSFDDLLENPDPMVIETNDNSEDYDTGDDNSLILNADFSLIQRNSGFISGMVCVLHDVTEQQKIDSERRQFVSNVSHELRTPLTSISSYIDALNNGAWKDQKLAPQFLGVTAEETDRMIRMIKDLLSLSRMDQGRSKLEKELVNFNEFFSYILDRFDMMLKKEKADAKEDDTKVVKNYRIKRIFTSKDLWVEIDTDKMTQVIDNIMNNAIKYSPDGGVITCRLLETNKHIIISISDEGLGIPRKDIKKVFDRFYRVDKARSRKQGGTGLGLSISKEIVEQHKGRIWVNSAEGKGSTFYISLPFDPNETGGEWDEI, encoded by the coding sequence TTGAAAAATAGATTTGTCTTTTTACATTCGATCAATTTTAAAATCGGATTATCGTTTATTTTAATTTTGATAGTCACAATTGAAATCATTGGGGCTTATTTTGTGCGTCAACTAGAGGATCAAAATGTTTCTAATTTTGAAAACTCCGTTGTCGTACCGGCTTATACGCTCAATCAAATTTCAGAAAATTTAACTGATAATGATCAACATACACGTGAAAATATTGGGAATGCGATTCAAGACTATACGCGTGTCAGCACTGATATTACTAATGTACAAGTGGTTGACCGTTCGGGGATCATTGTCGGGGCCAAGGATTCTGAAGGTAATAATATTATCGGAACGCAGACTTTAAAGGATAACATCAAACAAAGTATTAAGACCGATAAGAAGATTACCCAAATTTACTATGAAAAAGATACCGGAAGTTCTTATGAATCGATTGAACCGGTAACTTCGCCAGATAACAGTACAGTAGTTGGTGCAATTTACGTTCGAGCATCAATGGAGTCAGTTTATACAGGTATTAATAATATTATTTTAATTTTCCTAACAGCTTCATTAGTGGCGGGCTTGTTAGGAGCTGTGATTGCTATTTTCATTTCTCGTGCGATTACCCGTCCGATTGATGAAATGAAGCAACAGGCCGTCAGAATGGCTGAGGGAGACTATTCTGGACAAGTTCGTGTCTATTCTCCTGATGAGTTAGGACAACTGGCTATGGCGGTCAATGATTTGTCTGTCAAAGTTGAAGAAGCAACTGAAAACTCGGAGTCTGAGCGAAGGCGACTGGATAGTGTCCTCACGCAGATGTCTGATGGTGTTATTGCAACGAACCGTTTGGGAAATATAACTGTCATCAATGAAATGGCCCAGGAATTCTTGGATAAAGATGAAGATGCGGCTATCGGGCAACCGTTAGTTGAAGTTTTGGGCATTTCTGATCAGACGAGTTTTGACGACTTGTTAGAAAATCCGGATCCAATGGTTATCGAAACCAACGACAATAGTGAAGATTACGATACTGGCGATGATAATTCGTTGATCTTAAATGCTGATTTTTCTTTGATTCAAAGAAACAGTGGCTTTATCAGTGGTATGGTTTGTGTTCTACACGATGTCACTGAACAACAAAAAATCGATAGTGAACGTCGTCAATTCGTTTCTAACGTTTCACACGAGTTGAGAACGCCATTGACTAGTATCAGTAGTTACATCGATGCTTTGAACAACGGTGCTTGGAAAGATCAAAAACTTGCTCCACAATTCTTAGGCGTTACCGCTGAAGAGACCGATCGGATGATTCGAATGATCAAAGATCTGTTGAGTTTGTCGAGAATGGATCAAGGTCGTTCGAAACTTGAAAAAGAACTAGTCAACTTCAATGAATTTTTCTCATATATCTTGGATCGTTTTGATATGATGTTGAAAAAAGAAAAAGCTGATGCTAAAGAAGACGATACTAAAGTTGTCAAAAATTATCGGATCAAGCGAATCTTTACTAGCAAGGATTTGTGGGTCGAAATTGATACCGATAAAATGACGCAAGTGATCGATAATATCATGAACAATGCTATTAAGTATTCACCCGATGGTGGTGTGATCACTTGTCGTTTGTTGGAGACTAATAAGCACATCATTATTAGTATTTCCGATGAAGGATTAGGTATCCCTAGAAAAGATATTAAGAAAGTCTTCGATCGTTTCTATCGTGTTGATAAAGCACGTTCTAGAAAACAAGGTGGTACTGGATTGGGACTATCTATTTCTAAGGAAATCGTTGAGCAGCACAAAGGAAGAATTTGGGTAAATAGTGCTGAAGGTAAGGGATCTACGTTCTACATCTCCTTGCCATTTGACCCTAACGAAACAGGAGGAGAATGGGATGAAATTTAG
- a CDS encoding YycH family regulatory protein — MKFSRLIVQVLLVIAVITSIVLSFFIWTNTARYQRGRNIDVTDAESNKNEIPMNQVISPTSVMWHDEDDQHLIYNSNENISLSIQKIMQDWKIGDPKLVTKKDGAYYQKVIQAKNTIQMVYLTAITANVLGYLLNNDSLKDENGKQFNRILINLKDKKDQNIYLANDDNYAVYKAKVRNASATPITKLVKKANINLKIRLDIMKHGVFTSYTSPIKLQSYSYVVNGKKDGEYTTALFDSNTSGLVTSEDNGVYSYNYGESKRLVSDHNTDELTFTDFTDTSVPKNQLAFLQRGYQKVINLQDSISNLRLYNANWKNRDLTFREYVEGFPIFKKSQFGSIQIKFSRQGSTEHFVNTVLEVPVPSNQAATKLKSTNDIFKGLQDVGFSLNDIEGLEVGYQWETESDNEKVVDLKPTYYVKIDGHWKAYEDWTNQTAEEE; from the coding sequence ATGAAATTTAGTCGTTTAATTGTCCAAGTGTTATTAGTTATCGCCGTAATTACTAGTATTGTCCTGTCCTTCTTTATTTGGACCAATACTGCCCGCTATCAACGTGGGAGAAATATCGACGTAACTGACGCTGAGTCGAATAAAAACGAAATACCAATGAATCAAGTTATCAGTCCAACATCAGTCATGTGGCATGATGAAGACGACCAACACTTGATTTACAACAGTAATGAAAATATTTCTTTGAGTATTCAAAAGATAATGCAAGATTGGAAGATTGGTGATCCTAAACTAGTTACTAAAAAAGATGGTGCCTACTATCAAAAGGTGATTCAAGCTAAAAATACGATTCAAATGGTTTATCTAACCGCTATAACGGCTAATGTTTTGGGATATTTGTTGAATAATGACAGTCTCAAAGACGAAAATGGCAAGCAATTCAATCGAATTTTAATCAACTTGAAGGATAAAAAGGATCAAAATATTTATTTAGCCAACGATGACAATTATGCTGTTTACAAAGCTAAAGTAAGAAATGCTTCTGCAACGCCGATTACTAAATTAGTAAAGAAAGCCAATATTAATTTGAAGATAAGATTGGATATTATGAAGCACGGCGTCTTTACTTCATATACTAGTCCGATTAAATTGCAGTCGTATTCATACGTAGTCAATGGTAAAAAAGACGGTGAATATACGACTGCTCTGTTTGATTCGAATACGAGTGGCTTAGTAACGTCAGAAGATAATGGTGTTTATAGCTACAATTATGGTGAATCGAAGCGCTTAGTCTCAGATCACAACACTGACGAATTAACGTTCACTGACTTTACTGATACATCAGTGCCTAAGAATCAATTAGCTTTCTTGCAACGTGGATATCAAAAAGTTATCAATCTGCAAGATTCCATCTCTAACTTGCGTCTGTACAATGCAAATTGGAAAAATCGCGATCTAACTTTTAGAGAATACGTTGAAGGTTTCCCAATCTTTAAGAAGAGTCAATTTGGTTCGATTCAAATTAAATTCAGTCGCCAAGGTAGTACGGAACATTTTGTTAACACGGTCTTAGAAGTACCGGTTCCTTCTAATCAAGCAGCAACTAAGTTGAAGTCTACCAACGATATCTTCAAAGGTCTTCAAGATGTAGGATTTTCTCTCAATGATATTGAAGGACTAGAAGTTGGTTATCAATGGGAGACAGAGTCTGATAATGAAAAAGTCGTCGACTTGAAACCAACGTATTATGTCAAAATCGATGGTCACTGGAAGGCTTATGAAGATTGGACAAATCAAACTGCGGAGGAAGAGTAA
- a CDS encoding helix-turn-helix domain-containing protein — translation MPRSKHSLQEKLDLVLGFKESTYPLRTFARKNNIVHKTFRRWVHLFDQYGIDGLKEITKRTKYSYKFKLQVVTDYLEGKGSLETIAYKYGLRNTFQVSDWVFKYNNGKLLKDGSPRKKNSIMKKKITFEERIEIVEYVVKGKHTYKEAAEKYSISYQQVRSWVLKSKDGGYKALIDGRGHHKAKDDLTELDKAHLKIRELESQLKDQKLIEEFAKKLQEIQHRG, via the coding sequence ATGCCTAGAAGTAAACACTCACTTCAAGAAAAGCTAGATTTAGTGCTAGGATTCAAAGAGTCAACTTATCCACTCAGAACATTTGCCAGAAAAAATAATATTGTTCATAAAACTTTTCGTAGATGGGTCCATCTCTTCGATCAATATGGAATCGACGGCCTGAAGGAAATAACAAAGCGTACAAAATATTCATATAAATTTAAATTACAAGTCGTGACAGACTATCTTGAAGGTAAAGGTTCTTTAGAAACCATTGCCTATAAATATGGTTTAAGAAATACTTTTCAAGTATCGGACTGGGTGTTCAAGTATAATAATGGAAAACTGTTGAAGGATGGCTCACCAAGAAAGAAGAATTCCATTATGAAAAAAAAGATAACCTTTGAAGAACGTATCGAAATCGTAGAGTATGTCGTTAAGGGCAAACATACTTATAAGGAAGCTGCAGAAAAGTATTCCATATCTTATCAACAAGTTCGTTCTTGGGTTTTAAAATCCAAGGACGGCGGTTATAAAGCTTTGATCGATGGCCGGGGCCATCACAAAGCAAAAGATGACTTAACAGAATTAGATAAAGCGCATTTAAAAATCAGAGAATTGGAATCCCAATTAAAAGACCAAAAATTAATTGAGGAATTCGCAAAAAAATTGCAAGAAATTCAGCACAGGGGGTGA
- the rlmH gene encoding 23S rRNA (pseudouridine(1915)-N(3))-methyltransferase RlmH → MNIKMVTVGKLKEKYFKAGIAEYAKRLGAFCKFQIVECQDEKAPESLSEAQDLKVKQIEGERILSKIKDKEFVILLDLRGKELTSEQLAKKIDDLSTYGTSDITFVIGGSLGVSPEVVKRADMSICFGKFTLPHQLMRLVLTEQIYRSFMIINHRTYHK, encoded by the coding sequence ATGAATATTAAAATGGTTACAGTTGGAAAGCTAAAAGAGAAGTATTTTAAGGCCGGTATTGCTGAATATGCTAAGCGTTTGGGCGCTTTTTGCAAGTTTCAAATAGTTGAGTGCCAAGATGAAAAAGCACCTGAAAGTTTGAGTGAAGCCCAAGATCTCAAAGTGAAACAAATTGAAGGAGAACGAATATTAAGTAAAATCAAGGATAAGGAATTTGTCATTTTGCTTGATTTGAGAGGTAAGGAGCTTACTTCTGAACAACTTGCCAAAAAGATCGATGATTTATCCACATATGGAACTTCTGACATTACTTTTGTCATCGGTGGATCATTAGGTGTCAGTCCAGAAGTTGTCAAAAGGGCTGATATGAGCATCTGTTTTGGTAAATTTACTTTGCCACATCAATTGATGCGTTTAGTTCTGACTGAACAAATTTACCGTTCATTCATGATTATTAATCATCGAACTTATCACAAATAG